The DNA segment ACTTTCGTTCGATCGACGTGCGCCTTTCTTGAGTACAACGAGTACAGTTTGTTGTCCTAGTACGCAGTTCCCTGGTCCACTATCCCCAGCGGTCACTGCGGGACGTCAGCCAGTGCACTATCCCATCAAGCGTTGGGTATTCTAGACAAGGCATCTGCGTTAGCATGGTCGGTTCCTCTGCGACGTTCAATGGCAACATTGTAGCGTTGGAGCGCAAGAGCCCAGCGCGTAAGCTTTGCACTTTGAGGCACActgctcgtaagaaaggagagcggattgtggtcagtgatgacagtcaCGGGGGCGGCGAACACCCATGtctcaaacttttttaatgcccagattaccccgaatgcctccctctcgattgccgcccaccgcatctgcgatggtgtgaacttgcgactggcgaaggctatcggcgcctcagtgccgttgtcagaaagctgcgctAAACAGGCACCTGCGTTAAACAGGCACCGGCTGCTACTGCCGACGCGTCTGTAAAAAGCAGATACGGCTTTCGCGGGTCCGGAGTGGTCAGTGAAACCGCCTCGCTTAGAGCTTTCTTCGGGGCTTTCAAGGCTTTGTCCGCGTCATCTGGCCACGGTATTTTGTTCGGCACGCCTTTTCCTGTCAGGTGTGTCAGTGGAAGAGCGATTTCTGCAAAATTGGGAACATAGCTACGGTAGTAGCCGcacagcccaagggtgctcctcaattctttctttgtcttaggggcttgaattccttcgatggcctcaattttctctttggctGGGCCATGCCGGCCTGAGCCGACAACGTGCCCCAGGTAGCGGATTGAAGGCATCGCTACCTGGCACTTCTCCCAGCTAGCGTGCAGGCCTACCTCCTCCAGAGTGCAAAACACCCGCTTTAAATGATGGATATGCGCTTCTAGAGATTGGCTGAATACGGCGATATCGTCTAGATAGGCGCAAGCGTATTCTTCTTGCCCAGCTAGCAACTGGTTCATGTTCCTTTGGAAGGTTGCCGCTGTGTTCTTAAGACCGAAAGGCATCACCCGCCAGGCAAATTGACCTAGGTGCGAGATGAACGCTGTCGGAAGCTGAGAATCCTGAGTGAGTGGCAGCTGCCAATAGCCACGCCTGAGGTCCAGAAGTGTTATGAACCTCGCGGCTCCGACTCGCATGATCAGCTCCTGGGGGCAAACCATAGGAAATGCGTCCGTCTCGGTCACCGCGTTCAGCGCTTGGTAGTCTATGCAAAGACGTACCGACCCGCCTTTTTTGGGAACGCACACGATCAGGTGTGCAAAAGAGCTTTTACAGGGGTAGATGAGGCCTTGTGCAAGGAGCTCATCAATttgcctcgttacttcgtcttttaaagcctctgggatcctataagggtggcctcgccttggagttgccccctccgcgagctttatgctgtgcttgcccacgcgcgcgatcgacggttcgttcgcaaataatgcctggtgctgctcgaacgtggcgtgcaccagctccgctgcatccctgtctaagtggcttgttttatccggcgtaggcattacccagtccttcgggacgttgcttgcgtgcggggtatattcgatttctccaaaatcgcagtcgtcatcaaatatgacgctcgccgaacctaccttcccgacgtaagggcgtagcttatttgcatgtactagcatgcggtgaccgtcactcatctgcacatagtacgagtgctcgcggtacctttttgtcaccgccgccggccctagccacttcgggtacattttctctggcctcttgtcatcaaagacgaggaccgcctcaccttcgcgaaaggtttttaccattgcgtgcttgttgtagtgcgacgagtacgcctcttgctgttttctagtcgttagctccgcaatgtcggccgcgatctcgagctgtgctttcaAATTTTTCAAATACTCAGCGGGAGCACTCGCTAGCTCCCTGGGTACCTCAATGTCTCCTGCCCAGCTTTGCTTCAGGATACCGAGTGGTCCTACTGGGTTTCGGCCGTAAAGCATTCGGAAGGGTGACACGCCAGTGGTGTCGTGTGGCACCGCCCTATAGgcccaaagaagaaagggaatgaacttgtcccagttTTTCGGTTCATTTTCAGTTACGTGTGAGAGCATGGTCTTAAAGACTCTGTTCCACCTCTCCACCGCCCCATTGCTCTCCGGATGATTGGGAGCAGAAAAGCGCGGGGTACAGCCGAGTCTTTCGAGGAACTCCTTCGTAAGTGCGGCTGTGAAATTGGTGCCACAGTCCGAACACACCACCTCGGGAACCCCAGTCCGGCTAAACACCGAAAGCAGCGCGTCGCAGGTTGCCCTGGCGGACAAAGACCTTAGGCAAACtacttctggccaacgcgtgtacagatctattatgcaaagcgcgtaccgatgtcctcggccagatgatggctcaatcggacctatgatatccgcgttcactttctgaaagggaaacttcgggcgagtgagaggcgttatcggtaccctatcggttcgccggtggtctgaacgcacttgacagctatggcagctgtcacagtgtttgcgaatatccgactccATGCCCGGCCAGTAGAAACTGTACTTTAGGCGAGCTTTAGTCTTGCGAAAGCCCAGCTGTCCCCCCCAATAGGACTCGTGTGCTAGGCTGAGTGCGGCCTCGCGCCGTAATCTTGGCAGTACTAACTGCTGTACTCCTTGGCCTAGCACCTGGTCTTTATGATACAAAACTCCGTCTACGATAGACATGCCCGcctttccttgcttggcgttctgCCAGGCCTGACGCAGAGTCTCATCCTCATGCTGCTCCGCGCGAAACTTCTGTGCCCCGCTAAGCTCAGCCGTGCCGCCCGCCTGTGATGGCTCGACCTCATTACTGTCAACTGTCTGCTGGGGCAGGGTTTCGTCTGCGAACGCCAGGACGGGCTCGGTGCCCACGTCTGGCCCTGATCTATCCGGTCTGTCTTCAGCCGGCGGCGACAGAGTTCCCACCGCCTGCACGAGACTCTCACTGTCAGTCTTGCCCGAGtcgtgcagctgttcccatgcgtctgcggaaattagacagtcggcttgtgtgagcttgtcggtgagcgtacacaacaccggtgtcgcatcgtccacattttcgatcaggggagcgccacgacacagcgccaatggaactactgccagttttgcctctaccttctctccgaaagcggagacgagatcgatcgtcccatgtggggatacgaactcctcaggtacaaggctttcgcgcactacggtgatatctgcaccggtgtccacaatagCGCCAATAACCGCTTCCCTAGAGCAGATTTTAATGTCCCTGAGCGCTGGACGCGTGGATTGCAAGGCATGGGTGGAcacgcgtgccgttagcctatcatCGCGCGGTAAATTCTCTCGTCTATCAGCTGGGTTCTCACGATCAAATGGGCACTTCGCGACATGTCTCCAGTTTCCGCATCGGAAACAGCCAGCCGACCgcgatacctttttcttttctcctcctggcctgactgcggctattctgtctcctcgctctgctccatgcttcCGCGTGGGTGGGGCTTCAGTTCTCGGTTTTGGGGGCGTGCCAAAACCtttaaagctgtcggctttcCTCTGAGCGCTTCCCTTCCCGGCGGCCTCCTCGTATGTCTGTAGCAATGCAGCTATCTCATCCACATTCAGCCATTtctcaccctcgcgcagcttgacatatttatgtgcttcttctgatagccccgccttgagctggtcggcaaccagtagcttcaataatccgtcaaaagacgacacgcatcgtgactttaaataaaaatttaagtaactctggacacgtgtgacaaaagccttccaggtttcttcgcggcgcttggtggccccagaaaaccgcctttgatacTCTGCGGCTGAAAGTTTCAACACGTCTAGGACCACCGCCTTCAACTCGTCATAGTCCCTGTGCTGCTCTGCGGTGAACCGTGTCGATAAGTAGGCTACCCGCTcagccagcaccgggaacacaagctgcgcccaatgttccttcggcacgttgtaagccacgagcgagcattccactgactcaaactagacgggtacttcaccgtctgccggcaatttggggaacgcgccggcgagtagcttagcatactgtctcaaccgctcgtcctcggaaagcgccgcattctggcttcgagcacgcatgatttgcatctcgagctctatggctcttatttttttttatacaatTCCAACTCTTTCTCAATGTTTTGGCCATGCCGTGACCCCGACGCCTCGTTGCTGCCCCTGTCTCCACCGTCCCCCCTGTCACCACTGTCACTACCGCTGTCAATCATAGATGCCTTGTCGGGGTTAAGATGACCAAATCGGGTTATCATCAACTACGCAAGCCTTAGTCAAACAGTGACCGCTAAGAAAACGAAGGAACCAGGGAACTCACTCGGAGCTGCGCTCAGGGTCCTCTTTTCGGGCAGGGATGGCGGCGACCTCGGACCAGGTGCCGACTGAAGCCGCTAGCTGCTGCCTTTACTCGGGGATGCCGTTTTCTGTCCGCTGAAGGCCatgtccgcttgaatcttccaactgccgccgttgctagggaataccactctgtgtctgttgaaggccttgtcttcggcgtttcacgcccgatgcggttcgcaccttcgtaccctcgtagcctgtcgtcctttcggtatctcgccttggatgccgaacttcgtcgttctctccgtggatgtcttcgtccgttcctcggggccgctgcagagcaccagtactgtcgactgcgccagtaaaggtttgccgatggtgttggtccggtgatttccagaaactggatgcaccgcttgaaggcttctcgatgatatgacttgcaggcgaagcaatttagtgagaaacgaacttttattcAGGCTATTTACAGCTGGGTACAAataagtcagtatacggccacagctatccgcggccggcctagccgaccgcctgcacagaggcgagggacactgcgtcccaacagtcaaactggcgcgccttgcaccagctctcaacggtcactccctccgcactcggccagaccgagcgcctgccagctaggagtcgctagagaccaaagcacacgggtgcggctcccttcgcgggtacaccccgaagatgcccgcgcccctttccacacgtaaaaataaactgctaactgcggctcatcagttttgacgaataggaaagctcagaactgatgtcagcgttttcccttacccacgagttgctccctaggtggtctcacaatccgccaaggggacaggggtccaaggtcgaggccggcagatagccctgccgtccggagcggcgaaggaaaccgcaaggacgaatggggagactaaccaaaaaggcacgagtccccttctaacggcgttcaccaaagcaaaacaaaataaaacaaaaccggacgcgcagcctaggtcactgccctctcgcggaatattcgcaacacatgtacaaaaagatgcgacagcgcgccgaaccctacaagaGGCATGTATGGCATGTGCAGCGATGGCGCTAGAGAATAGTTTCACACAGGGCATGGACATCGTTCCTCAGACCCACTCACAGGCTTCACTGCTGAGACTGCACAGTTAGTTGCGTTTTAAGTTTATGAGGTGCATGCTGAAAAGGAAATTGTGGACTCCGAACACAGCAGAAGGACTTAGCTTGTAAGACTTAGCTTGTAACTGACTGGCCCTTTCGTGTTATGCACCATGTGCAGTGCTCGCCAGTAGTAATAgcccaaaaaaaatttgatgtattTTGCTTTCACATGACAACATTGAACTGTGGTCATGGGCCACAATACTGTAGAATGTGTGCGTATTTATTCAGATAAGCACAAAATAGATGATACAGCTGGCAGTGCAAAGACCTATCAACCTGAT comes from the Amblyomma americanum isolate KBUSLIRL-KWMA chromosome 1, ASM5285725v1, whole genome shotgun sequence genome and includes:
- the LOC144115539 gene encoding uncharacterized protein LOC144115539; the encoded protein is MRRAREWVLQIKFESVECSLVAYNVPKEHWAQLVFPVLAERVAYLSTRFTAEQHRDYDELKAVVLDVLKLSAAEYQRRFSGATKRREETWKAFVTRVQSYLNFYLKSRCVSSFDGLLKLLVADQLKAGLSEEAHKYVKLREGEKWLNVDEIAALLQTYEEAAGKGSAQRKADSFKGFGTPPKPRTEAPPTRKHGAERGDRICPFDRENPADRRENLPRDDRLTARVSTHALQSTRPALRDIKICSREAVIGAIVDTGADITVVRESLVPEEFVSPHGTIDLVSAFGEKVEAKLAVVPLALCRGAPLIENVDDATPVLCTLTDKLTQADCLISADAWEQLHDSGKTDSESLVQAVGTLSPPAEDRPDRSGPDVGTEPVLAFADETLPQQTVDSNEVEPSQAGGTAELSGAQKFRAEQHEDETLRQAWQNAKQGKAGMSIVDGVLYHKDQVLGQGVQQLVLPRLRREAALSLAHESYWGGQLGFRKTKARLKYSFYWPGMESDIRKHCDSCHSCQVRSDHRRTDRVPITPLTRPKFPFQKVNADIIGPIEPSSGRGHRYALCIIDLYTRWPEVVCLRSLSARATCDALLSVFSRTGVPEVVCSDCGTNFTAALTKEFLERLGCTPRFSAPNHPESNGAVERWNRVFKTMLSHQLHGLGGMAAPQATRNMLESFMTPEVVLRVGHYNIH